Within Planococcus citri chromosome 2, ihPlaCitr1.1, whole genome shotgun sequence, the genomic segment TCGttggttggaaaaattgaattttaaagatGTTAGGTTACTATATGCAGGTGTAAAAACACTGTAGCTCGGTGAACTGCCAAAATACTgcgataataaaataatttatatcGATGGTAGATTATTGGTATATATTTCGTACTCTTTCATTGTTTTCAAGTTGGGAGGAAATGCATTTTTAACAACTAGTATGGCACTTAAAATGTAACTTTTCTAGAGTTTTGAGGAGGAAAAATTCTTCTggttgtaagtttttttttagacagcGTATGGTGGAGGAGccatttttttggatgtttcgCTGGTATAAGATGGAATTGGAGGCGTTACAGGTTCGGGTATCGTAGCTGAGAACGAGGTAGGTCGAGAATTTTCAGCTTCCATAGCTTCGTGGCGAACGTTTTGGTAATGACTGAATAAGATGAGTAAGAAATACGCTTCGACAgctgtgaaaaaaacaaaaaaacaaaatgtgagTAAAATGTGCCAGATTACAGCATGAAAAAATACCGAAGTATTGTACAAGATTCGTGAtgaataaaatataggtactataggtaggtaacataGAATATAGCACTAAGGTGATAATTACCTAAAAAGAATAACGACGTGAGAATAATACAAGGCAGAACGTTATCATCTCGGATATGTTCGAAGTGTTTCTTAATTTCGTCCACCATGGCTGGAGCGAATCCCAAGATCATGGTGAAGATGAATATGAGGATCAATTTGTAAAGCATGAACGGTACCATGTATTTGGGTTTTTTCTGTAATAACATAAAAATACACGTTTGATGGATTAGCAAGTATAATAGGGAATTATTGCtacctataaaata encodes:
- the LOC135834595 gene encoding lysosomal-associated transmembrane protein 4B-like, which gives rise to MKLIRSTCCGCSVKTGALVISYITLIQAVVPILNILSNTVPDMSSDKKLSNEYKRDLMWLSVVTVVVVAHALYGIYKKKPKYMVPFMLYKLILIFIFTMILGFAPAMVDEIKKHFEHIRDDNVLPCIILTSLFFLAVEAYFLLILFSHYQNVRHEAMEAENSRPTSFSATIPEPVTPPIPSYTSETSKKMAPPPYAV